From the Octadecabacter antarcticus 307 genome, one window contains:
- a CDS encoding DUF1800 domain-containing protein codes for MTNGAFDVPFDPTIAAIRFGMGLSPTIAPPASVDDMLTRLAGRDDIGVAIPIPTFSTVYPSPLDLRNATRALNAARGTDAEEAALEARSDMRAEGRAAVGKHMSANLARAMYTSDGFRERLALFWADHFTVRSTSGSRRHLVTPYVEEAIRPHVAGRFSDMLVAVVGSPMMIVYLNQNRSMGPNSPLALRRDGGLNENLAREVLELHTLGVGGDYTQIDVRQFAELLTGVTASGRRGGYFESRQAEPGSETVLGITYGGTEESLDHVNAALRNLAMHPDTARHLAQKLAVQFIGPDPEMSLVDAMAARYLATDGTLFAMYEALLQDAAAWSPVAKKVKQPFEFIASSMRALAVSRTEILDASLQQVRRWVLRPLSLMGQNWQNPVGPDGWPEDDENWITPQGMAGRITWSMQVPQEMLDDLPDPREFVYSALGPTPPESVLFAANAAETVSDGIGIVLASAAFQRR; via the coding sequence ATGACAAACGGAGCTTTCGACGTGCCATTTGATCCGACAATTGCTGCGATCCGTTTTGGGATGGGCCTGTCACCGACCATCGCGCCGCCCGCGTCGGTGGATGATATGCTGACGCGGTTGGCGGGTCGCGATGACATCGGTGTGGCAATTCCGATTCCGACGTTTTCAACGGTTTACCCGTCGCCCTTGGATTTAAGAAATGCGACCCGGGCCCTGAACGCGGCGCGTGGCACGGACGCGGAGGAGGCCGCGTTAGAAGCCCGATCCGACATGCGTGCAGAGGGCCGCGCAGCGGTGGGCAAGCACATGTCGGCCAATCTTGCGCGGGCGATGTATACCAGCGACGGTTTTCGCGAACGTCTGGCGTTGTTTTGGGCGGATCATTTCACGGTTCGATCAACGTCAGGAAGCCGGCGCCATCTGGTGACGCCTTATGTCGAAGAAGCGATCCGCCCGCATGTGGCGGGGCGGTTTTCTGATATGTTGGTGGCGGTGGTGGGCAGCCCGATGATGATTGTCTACCTCAATCAGAATCGATCTATGGGGCCTAACAGCCCGTTGGCGTTGCGCCGCGATGGTGGCTTGAACGAGAATTTGGCGCGCGAAGTGTTGGAACTGCATACGCTTGGTGTTGGTGGGGATTACACGCAAATTGATGTGCGCCAGTTTGCGGAACTTTTGACAGGTGTCACAGCCAGTGGGCGACGGGGCGGATATTTTGAATCCCGGCAGGCCGAACCCGGGTCCGAAACGGTTTTGGGCATCACATACGGCGGGACCGAAGAATCCCTTGATCATGTGAATGCGGCGCTGCGCAATCTTGCGATGCACCCCGATACCGCCCGCCATCTGGCACAAAAGCTGGCGGTGCAATTTATTGGACCGGACCCTGAAATGTCATTGGTTGATGCCATGGCCGCGCGATATTTGGCAACGGATGGCACACTTTTTGCGATGTATGAGGCGTTATTACAGGACGCGGCTGCGTGGTCGCCTGTCGCAAAAAAGGTAAAGCAACCGTTTGAATTTATTGCATCTTCTATGCGGGCACTTGCTGTGTCGCGGACTGAAATTTTAGACGCCTCATTGCAACAGGTGCGCCGTTGGGTCCTGCGTCCGTTAAGTTTGATGGGTCAAAACTGGCAAAACCCTGTGGGGCCGGATGGTTGGCCGGAAGACGATGAAAACTGGATTACGCCGCAGGGCATGGCGGGGCGCATTACCTGGTCAATGCAGGTGCCGCAGGAAATGCTGGATGACCTGCCAGACCCGCGCGAATTTGTGTATTCCGCGCTGGGCCCGACCCCGCCGGAATCCGTGCTGTTTGCCGCCAATGCCGCCGAAACTGTGAGCGACGGGATCGGTATTGTGCTGGCGTCCGCCGCGTTCCAGAGGAGATGA
- the aspS gene encoding aspartate--tRNA ligase encodes MHAYRSHTCADLNKDNVGDTVRLSGWVHRVRDHGGLLFIDLRDHYGITQVMADPDSPVFGDIEKVRNEWCIRIDGEVKARDASLVNDKLSTGAIEVFIRDIEVLGAAAELPLMVFGDQEYPEETRLKYRYLDLRREKMQKNMKLRSDVVSSMRKRMWDKGFREFQTPIITSSSPEGARDFLIPSRLHPGKFYALPQAPQQFKQLIMVSGYDKYFQIAPCFRDEDPRADRSPTDFYQLDLEMSFVEQQDVFDTIQPVITGIFEEFGNGRNVDQTWEQISYRDAALWYGSDKPDLRNPIKMQVVSEHFRDSGFAIFAKLLEQDGTEVRAIPAPTGGGRKFCDRMNVFAQKEGLPGMGYIFWRKQSADSIAQERGISVKDVNALIKSGEITLGDEAAGPLAKNIGPERTEAIRQQLGLTVGDAAFFLGGKPKTFEAVAGKARAVIGDELGLTDLNRFAFAWIVDFPIYERDAETGKIDFEHNPFSMPQGGMAALDGKPEDVLGYQYDLACNGYELVSGAIRNHRPEIMFKAFEIAGFGKDEVEKRFGGMVNAFQYGAPPHGGCAAGVDRIVMLLADADNLRDVIMFPMNQRAEDLMMSAPSEPQNEQMRELRLRVIPADD; translated from the coding sequence ATGCACGCCTATCGCAGCCACACTTGCGCCGATTTGAACAAGGATAACGTGGGCGACACCGTTCGTCTGTCCGGTTGGGTGCACCGCGTGCGCGACCATGGTGGATTGTTGTTCATTGATTTGCGCGACCATTACGGCATCACGCAGGTCATGGCTGACCCCGACAGCCCAGTGTTTGGCGACATCGAAAAGGTGCGCAACGAATGGTGTATCCGCATCGATGGCGAAGTTAAGGCCCGCGATGCGAGCTTGGTGAACGACAAGCTGTCCACGGGCGCGATTGAGGTGTTCATTCGCGACATCGAAGTCTTGGGTGCTGCCGCCGAATTGCCGTTGATGGTGTTTGGCGATCAGGAATATCCGGAAGAAACCCGTTTGAAGTACCGCTATCTGGACCTGCGCCGCGAAAAGATGCAGAAAAACATGAAGCTGCGCAGCGATGTTGTGTCGTCCATGCGCAAGCGGATGTGGGACAAGGGGTTCCGCGAATTCCAGACGCCAATCATCACGTCGTCCAGCCCCGAAGGTGCGCGTGATTTCTTGATCCCGTCGCGCCTGCACCCCGGTAAATTCTACGCCCTGCCGCAAGCGCCGCAGCAGTTCAAACAGCTGATCATGGTCAGCGGTTATGACAAATATTTCCAGATTGCGCCGTGTTTCAGGGACGAAGACCCGCGTGCGGACCGATCCCCGACAGATTTCTACCAGTTGGACCTAGAGATGTCGTTCGTTGAACAACAAGACGTGTTCGACACGATCCAGCCCGTCATCACCGGAATTTTCGAGGAATTCGGCAACGGTCGCAACGTGGACCAAACGTGGGAGCAGATTTCGTACCGCGATGCCGCGCTTTGGTATGGCAGTGACAAGCCCGACTTGCGCAACCCGATCAAAATGCAGGTCGTGTCCGAACATTTCCGCGATTCCGGCTTTGCGATTTTCGCGAAATTGTTGGAACAAGACGGCACCGAAGTGCGCGCTATTCCGGCACCAACGGGCGGCGGGCGTAAATTCTGTGACCGCATGAACGTGTTTGCACAAAAAGAAGGCTTGCCTGGGATGGGCTATATCTTCTGGCGCAAGCAGTCGGCGGATTCCATTGCGCAGGAACGCGGGATATCGGTGAAAGACGTTAACGCACTGATCAAGTCAGGTGAGATCACCCTAGGTGACGAGGCCGCTGGCCCGCTGGCCAAGAACATCGGACCAGAGCGCACGGAAGCGATCCGTCAGCAGTTGGGTCTGACGGTAGGTGATGCGGCGTTCTTCCTTGGTGGTAAGCCGAAAACGTTTGAAGCGGTTGCTGGTAAGGCGCGGGCGGTCATCGGCGATGAACTTGGTCTGACCGACTTGAACCGTTTTGCATTCGCGTGGATCGTCGATTTTCCGATCTACGAACGCGACGCCGAAACTGGCAAGATCGACTTTGAACACAACCCGTTTTCCATGCCTCAGGGCGGAATGGCGGCGTTGGATGGCAAGCCTGAGGACGTTTTGGGCTACCAGTATGACCTTGCGTGTAACGGCTATGAATTGGTGTCGGGTGCGATCCGGAACCACCGCCCAGAGATCATGTTCAAGGCGTTCGAAATTGCGGGCTTTGGTAAAGACGAGGTCGAAAAACGCTTTGGCGGCATGGTCAACGCATTTCAATACGGCGCACCGCCCCACGGTGGATGTGCGGCGGGCGTGGACCGCATCGTGATGCTTTTGGCGGACGCGGACAACCTGCGCGATGTCATCATGTTCCCGATGAACCAACGCGCTGAGGATTTGATGATGTCGGCCCCGTCTGAGCCGCAGAACGAACAGATGCGCGAATTGCGTTTGCGGGTTATTCCGGCTGACGATTGA